In Embleya scabrispora, the DNA window ACGAACTCCTCGCGAACCTGCGCGAGCAGGCCCTCGCCGAGCCGAGCCGCGGCCACCGCCGCCTGACGCACGATCAGCGCCTGGAGCAGCAGCGCGCCGGCGATACCCAGGCCGAGCAGGTCGATCGTCCGGGTCGGGGCATCGTCGCGGACCTTCTCGATCAGCACGCCGAGCAGCCGCGGTGCGACCAGTCCGGCCACCGCGGCGAGCGCGTAGAACAGCACGGTCAGGATCAGGTCGCGCCGCCGCTCGCGCAGCAGCCGCACGGCGTGCCGGCCGACCTCGGCGGCCGGGGCCACCGGCAACAGGCGGCGCGTGCTCACGCGTCCACCTCCTCATCGTCGTCGACACGGGTGACCAACGCCGCGTATCCCGGTTCGTTCGCGAGCAGTTCGCGGTGCGGTCCGACCGCCATGACCTTGCCGTCCTCGACGTAGGCGACCTCGTCCATGGTGTCGAGGACGAGCGGGCTGGTGGTGGCGACCACCGTGGTGCGCCCGCGCCGGTGCGCGGCGAGCCGGGCGGCGATCCGGGCCTCGGTGTGCGCGTCCACCGCGCTGGTCGGCTCGATCAGCACCAGCGTCTGCGGGTCGGCGACCAACGCCCGCACCAGGCGCAGGCGTTGTACCTGACCACCGGAGAACTCCCGGCCGCGCGCCGCGATCTCCGTGTCCAGGCCCTCGTCCAGCGCGTCGACCACGTCCGCGGCGCAGGCCACCTCCACCGCCTCGGCGAGGCCGACGCCGCCCCCGCCACCGCTGCCGGGCGTCAGTTCGCGGCGCAGCGGCCCGGAGAACAGCCCGGCGTCGTGGTGCGCGATCAGAATCCGCTCGCGCACGTCGGCCACCGCGAGGTCGGCCAGCGGCACGTCGTGGTAGAAGACGTCGGCGTCCTCGTAGCGGCCGAGCCGGTCGGCCAGCGCGGGCGCGTCCTGCGGGTCCTCGCAGGCGATGCCGAGTTGCACGCCGGGCCGAACCACCAGGCCGGAGCGCCGGTCCACCAGGTCGCCGGGTGCCGGCCAGGCGAGCGGGTCGGGGCGGTCCTCGACGCCCGGCGCGAGGCCGAGCACCCGCACCACGCGTCGCGACGCGACGTGGCCGCGGACGACGCGGTCGGCGAACTCGGTGAGGGTGGAGAGCGGGACGGTCAGGAACGCCGCATAGCCGTAGAACGACACCATCTGACCGACCGTCAGGCGCCCGTCCAGGGCGAACCGGGCGGCCAGCCAGGTACCGAACGCGACGAAGAAGCCGGGCACCAGGAACTGCGCCGCCTCCAACATCGATTCGATCCTGGCGGTGCGTACGCCCGCCACCCGCAACTCCTGCGATTCGCGCCGGTAGCGGGCCCCGAAGCTGCGCTCACCGCCGATGCCGCGCAGCACGCGCAGCCCGGACGCGATGTCGACGGCCCGATCGGCCAGCCCGGACTGCAGTTCGCGGTAGGCGTTCTGACGCCGGTGCAGCGGTCGCAGCAGCAGCGAGACCACGCCCATCAGCAACGGCACGCCGATCAGCACGAGCAGCCCGAGCGGCACCGACATGTTCAACAGCACGACGGCGACCACGGCGAGCGTGACCACCGAGGCACAGCCGCGCGCGGTGATGTCCAGCGTCGAGCCGATCGCGTCCACGTCGGAGGTACCGATGCCGACCACCTCGCCGGAGGCGATCCGGCGTTGCAGCACGGCGCCGAGCCGGGCGGCCTGCCGGGTGACGAGTTGGATGGTACGAAAGGCCGAGTCGAGGAAGTTGCCGACCGCGTTGCGGTGGCGCATGACGCCCGTGAAGCCGATCAGCACGGCGAGCCCGAGCAGTACGCCGCACCAGGTGTACAGCCGACCCTCGTCCCGCGCCTCGATGGCGTCGATCGCCCGGCCGACGGCGGCGGGCATGAGGGCCTGGGCCACCATCCACACCGACGCCCAGACG includes these proteins:
- a CDS encoding ABC transporter transmembrane domain-containing protein, with protein sequence MRTFPVADPGDPDIRSAGRYLLWLAARTRRTIVMGIVWASVWMVAQALMPAAVGRAIDAIEARDEGRLYTWCGVLLGLAVLIGFTGVMRHRNAVGNFLDSAFRTIQLVTRQAARLGAVLQRRIASGEVVGIGTSDVDAIGSTLDITARGCASVVTLAVVAVVLLNMSVPLGLLVLIGVPLLMGVVSLLLRPLHRRQNAYRELQSGLADRAVDIASGLRVLRGIGGERSFGARYRRESQELRVAGVRTARIESMLEAAQFLVPGFFVAFGTWLAARFALDGRLTVGQMVSFYGYAAFLTVPLSTLTEFADRVVRGHVASRRVVRVLGLAPGVEDRPDPLAWPAPGDLVDRRSGLVVRPGVQLGIACEDPQDAPALADRLGRYEDADVFYHDVPLADLAVADVRERILIAHHDAGLFSGPLRRELTPGSGGGGGVGLAEAVEVACAADVVDALDEGLDTEIAARGREFSGGQVQRLRLVRALVADPQTLVLIEPTSAVDAHTEARIAARLAAHRRGRTTVVATTSPLVLDTMDEVAYVEDGKVMAVGPHRELLANEPGYAALVTRVDDDEEVDA